From a single Augochlora pura isolate Apur16 unplaced genomic scaffold, APUR_v2.2.1 APUR_unplaced_192, whole genome shotgun sequence genomic region:
- the LOC144477561 gene encoding uncharacterized protein LOC144477561: MKGICILVTVVAVIALSDAATCPANIPDDTIEYIPHDTDCHKYYECKADGTQTVRTCPFNKENVQMCFDKVNLICAAPSDAPGCCDGQDPDPGDCPCSTAAKCVMHYDDENVEICVKKKTPSSSSSHLKWLK, encoded by the coding sequence GAATATGCATTTTGGTGACAGTTGTCGCGGTGATAGCTCTTTCGGACGCTGCTACCTGTCCAGCAAACATCCCGGACGACACTATTGAGTACATCCCTCACGACACCGACTGTCACAAGTACTACGAGTGCAAAGCAGACGGAACTCAGACCGTAAGAACCTGTCCATTCAACAAGGAAAACGTACAAATGTGTTTCGACAAGGTGAATCTGATATGCGCCGCTCCGTCGGACGCACCGGGTTGTTGCGATGGACAAGATCCTGACCCAGGCGACTGTCCCTGTTCTACCGCCGCCAAGTGCGTGATGCATTACGACGACGAGAACGTCGAGATCTGCGTGAAGAAGAAGACTCCatcttcg